In one window of Gopherus evgoodei ecotype Sinaloan lineage chromosome 9, rGopEvg1_v1.p, whole genome shotgun sequence DNA:
- the TRMT2B gene encoding LOW QUALITY PROTEIN: tRNA (uracil(54)-C(5))-methyltransferase homolog (The sequence of the model RefSeq protein was modified relative to this genomic sequence to represent the inferred CDS: inserted 4 bases in 3 codons) gives MALSCSLRLIRLHACWPVSLKQASLSTAPDEDCKQVAGRNEATRXRWTKEKKPRQDRSFPGLESXWEERLTNVATPLWRFPYEEQLKVKSESQKKVLQTLASRLRELGTDKLEITQKPDGLCCPLRSIVPSPVINGYQNKSTFSVNQGPDGNPKTVGLYVGTGRARNIVCVRANHXGNMPEKHKQVAQCYEEFLQQSPLDPCLLFHQGGHWRELTVRTNSSGHIMAIITFHPQDLSQDELCNQKALLKEFFTCGPGAVCNLTSLYFQESIMTRSSHQQSPYQLLYGEPYIFEEVLGLKFRISPDAFFQINTAGAEVLYQTVRKLSRADKNTVLLDICCGTGAIGLSLAHQASKVVGVEVVEQAVEDARWNAAFNGISNCEFHSGKAETVLPQFLMSREDDRLLVAIVNPSRAGLHYHVVRAIRNCEAIRTLIYVSCKPEGEAMRNFLEFCCPPDSGKKLVGEPFSPLLAVPVDMFPHTMHCELVMLFTR, from the exons ATGGCTCTCTCCTGCTCACTGAGACTGATACGCCTGCACGCTTGCTGGCCGGTGAGTCTGAAACAGGCATCTTTGAGCACTGCACCAGATGAGGACTGCAAACAGgtggctgggaggaatgaagcaACGA AAAGGTGGACGAAGGAGAAAAAGCCTAGACAGGATCGCAGCTTCCCAGGCCTGGAGT TCTGGGAAGAGAG ACTAACCAATGTGGCAACTCCATTGTGGAGATTCCCCTATGAAGAACAGCTGAAG GTGAAGTCTGAGAGTCAAAAGAAGGTGTTGCAGACACTGGCTTCTCGTCTGAGGGAGCTTGGTACAGACAAACTGGAAATCACACAAAAGCCAGATGGGCTTTGCTGTCCCCTCCGTTCTATTGTCCCCTCT cctGTCATTAATGGCTACCAAAACAAATCCACATTTTCTGTGAACCAAGGACCTGATGGGAACCCCAAAACTGTGGGACTCTATGTGGGAACTGGCAGAG CAAGGAATATTGTCTGTGTGCGAGCCAACCA TGGAAACATGCCCGAAAAACACAAACAAGTGGCCCAG TGCTATGAGGAATTTCTTCAGCAGTCCCCACTGGATCCCTGCCTCCTGTTTCACCAGGGTGGCCACTGGCGCGAGCTCACAGTACGCACCAATAGCAGTGGACACATCATGGCCATCATCACCTTCCACCCCCAGGATCTCAGTCAG GACGAACTGTGTAATCAGAAAGCATTGCTTAAGGAGTTTTTCACTTGTGGGCCTGGAGCAGTCTGCAACCTGACATCATTAtatttccaagagag TATCATGACTCGAAGTTCCCACCAGCAATCCCCCTATCAGCTTCTCTATGGAGAACCATACATCTTTGAGGAGGTCCTGGGCTTGAAGTTCCGCATCTCTCCAGATGCCTTTTTCCAAATCAACACAGCTGGGGCAGAAGTTCTGTACCAGACAGTGAGGAAGTTAAGCCGGGCTGATAAGAACACTGTCCTTCTTGACATCTGCTGTGGAACTG gTGCCATTGGTCTCTCTCTGGCTCACCAAGCATCTAAGGTTGTTGGTGTCGAGGTAGTGGAGCAGGCTGTAGAGGATGCCAGATGGAATGCAGCATTCAATG GGATCTCAAACTGTGAATTTCACAGTGGAAAGGCAGAGACGGTGTTGCCGCAGTTCCTGATGTCGCGAGAGGATGACCGGCTCCTTGTTGCAATTGTAAACCCATCCCGGGCTGGACTCC ATTATCATGTGGTGCGGGCCATTCGAAACTGCGAGGCCATCCGTACGTTGATCTATGTTTCCTGCAAGCCTGAAGGAGAAGCCATGAGGAACTTCCTTGA GTTTTGCTGCCCACCAGACTCTGGGAAGAAACTTGTAGGAGAGCCATTTTCCCCTCTATTGGCTGTCCCGGTTGACATGTTTCCCCACACCATGCACTGTGAGCTGGTGATGCTCTTCACCCGCTGA